One Deefgea tanakiae genomic region harbors:
- the ampD gene encoding 1,6-anhydro-N-acetylmuramyl-L-alanine amidase AmpD, whose translation MLDYENNVIQPDTLTIDSQGWLDGARIVASPNCDDRKPECVADMVVIHNIHLPPQPAGATEFGGPDIERLFTNSLNITDHACYAELAQLRVSAHFLIRRDGEVLQFVSCNQRAWHAGVSNWQGRERCNDFSIGIEIEGSDFVPFTAIQYQSLDALLLAIQARYPIVHVVGHSEIAPERKTDPGPFFVWEKRPQSILELRQTGYTSES comes from the coding sequence ATGCTGGACTATGAAAATAATGTTATTCAGCCAGATACATTAACTATTGATTCGCAAGGCTGGCTGGATGGGGCGCGAATTGTGGCGAGTCCCAACTGCGATGACCGCAAGCCAGAGTGCGTTGCGGATATGGTGGTGATTCATAACATCCATTTGCCGCCGCAGCCCGCAGGTGCGACTGAATTTGGCGGGCCAGATATTGAACGGCTGTTTACCAATTCGCTCAATATTACAGATCATGCCTGCTACGCAGAACTAGCCCAGTTGCGCGTGTCGGCGCATTTTTTGATTCGCCGCGATGGCGAGGTGCTTCAGTTTGTTTCCTGCAATCAACGCGCTTGGCATGCTGGCGTTTCCAATTGGCAGGGGCGTGAGCGCTGCAATGATTTTTCGATCGGTATTGAGATAGAAGGTTCTGACTTTGTGCCGTTCACCGCCATACAGTACCAATCCTTGGATGCGCTCTTATTAGCAATTCAAGCGCGCTATCCGATTGTCCATGTGGTCGGCCATAGTGAAATTGCTCCTGAACGAAAAACCGATCCCGGTCCGTTTTTTGTATGGGAAAAACGTCCGCAATCCATTTTGGAATTACGCCAAACTGGCTACACAAGCGAAAGCTAA
- a CDS encoding potassium transporter Kup, whose product MSAAQTQDPKKLAGLVVGAIGVVYGDIGTSPLYTLKECFNGHVALELNAFNVLGILSLIFWGLMLVVTVKYVSIILRADNRGEGGILALMALAMRVVSNSPRKAFWVAMMGIFGAALFAGESIITPAISVLSALEGISIISHTLDPYILPIAIMVMVALFAMQSRGTALVGKLFGPVMVTWFVVIAALGVINIIKAPHVLAAVNPLYAVDFFFAHPWVAFVLLGAVVLCLTGVEALYADMGHFGRPAIRYAWFLLVLPALLLNYYGQGALLLTNPEAIKNPFYFLAPTWAHPPLVVLATMATVIASQAVISGAFSVANQAIQLGFCPRMDIQHTSAQERGQIYIPGINWFLLLSVIALILAFRSSSNLAAAYGFAVTCTMVMTTLLAFVVASRHFKGAKKHGMFALLGVLLVVDLAFFSSNILKLHQGGWFPLLIGMIAFTMMMTWKRGRSLLSAKLREGEMPLTGFVESLEASPPQRVEGLSIFMTASSDSVPHALLHNLKHNKVLHEQVVFLTIQSCDIPFVPTKERVTVRRMGETFYQVIATFGFKEEPSVPAVLEQVTHLQPELVFDDMNTSFFLSRETIVEAKYPSMTWWRRRLFSFMSRNATRVTNFFKIPPNRVVEMGMQVEL is encoded by the coding sequence ATGTCAGCAGCTCAAACGCAAGACCCAAAAAAACTCGCAGGCCTCGTGGTCGGCGCGATTGGCGTGGTTTATGGCGATATTGGTACCAGCCCTTTATATACCCTCAAAGAATGTTTCAATGGCCACGTTGCGCTGGAGTTGAATGCGTTTAATGTACTGGGCATCTTGTCGCTGATTTTTTGGGGCTTGATGCTGGTTGTGACGGTGAAATATGTATCGATCATCTTGCGTGCTGATAATCGCGGCGAAGGCGGTATTTTGGCGCTGATGGCCTTGGCGATGCGCGTGGTTAGCAATAGCCCGCGCAAAGCTTTTTGGGTCGCGATGATGGGGATTTTTGGCGCCGCCTTGTTTGCGGGTGAAAGTATCATCACCCCCGCGATTTCAGTGCTATCTGCTTTGGAGGGGATTAGCATTATCTCGCACACACTTGATCCTTATATTTTACCGATTGCCATTATGGTGATGGTGGCCTTGTTTGCGATGCAGTCGCGTGGCACGGCGCTGGTGGGAAAACTGTTTGGCCCTGTGATGGTCACGTGGTTTGTCGTGATTGCCGCCTTGGGTGTGATTAATATCATTAAGGCGCCGCACGTACTGGCCGCAGTGAATCCACTGTATGCCGTCGATTTCTTTTTTGCTCATCCTTGGGTGGCTTTTGTACTGCTTGGCGCAGTGGTGCTCTGCTTGACCGGCGTAGAAGCCTTGTATGCCGATATGGGCCATTTTGGCCGCCCTGCGATTCGTTATGCTTGGTTCTTGCTGGTTTTGCCTGCTTTATTGCTTAATTATTATGGCCAAGGCGCATTACTCTTAACGAACCCTGAAGCGATTAAAAATCCGTTTTATTTCCTTGCGCCCACTTGGGCGCACCCGCCTTTGGTGGTGCTTGCCACGATGGCGACAGTGATTGCGTCGCAAGCGGTAATTTCTGGTGCATTTTCGGTCGCAAATCAAGCGATCCAACTGGGTTTTTGCCCGCGGATGGATATTCAACACACATCTGCACAAGAGCGCGGCCAAATTTATATTCCGGGCATCAATTGGTTCTTGCTACTTTCAGTCATTGCCTTGATTTTGGCATTTAGAAGCTCAAGTAATTTGGCTGCGGCGTATGGTTTTGCAGTGACGTGTACGATGGTGATGACGACTTTGCTGGCTTTTGTGGTCGCGAGCCGTCATTTCAAGGGCGCTAAAAAGCACGGTATGTTTGCTTTATTGGGTGTATTGCTTGTCGTTGATTTGGCGTTCTTCTCGTCGAACATCTTGAAATTGCATCAAGGTGGTTGGTTCCCTCTGCTGATCGGTATGATTGCTTTTACAATGATGATGACGTGGAAACGCGGGCGAAGTTTGTTGAGTGCAAAACTACGCGAAGGCGAAATGCCATTAACTGGCTTTGTTGAAAGTTTAGAAGCTAGCCCACCGCAACGCGTTGAAGGTTTGTCGATCTTTATGACCGCGAGTAGCGATTCGGTACCGCATGCGCTACTGCATAATTTGAAACACAATAAAGTACTGCACGAACAGGTTGTATTTTTGACGATTCAATCTTGCGACATTCCGTTTGTGCCGACTAAGGAACGCGTGACGGTTCGCAGAATGGGCGAGACTTTTTACCAAGTCATCGCAACCTTTGGCTTTAAAGAAGAGCCGAGCGTGCCCGCCGTGCTAGAGCAAGTGACGCATTTGCAGCCTGAGCTGGTTTTTGACGATATGAATACCTCGTTCTTCTTATCGCGCGAAACGATTGTCGAGGCGAAATATCCATCGATGACTTGGTGGCGTCGTCGCTTATTTAGCTTTATGAGCCGCAATGCGACGCGCGTGACCAACTTCTTCAAAATCCCACCCAATCGCGTCGTGGAAATGGGGATGCAAGTCGAGTTGTAA
- a CDS encoding pyrimidine 5'-nucleotidase has translation MQSTWIFDLDNTLHNASQHAFPIIDASMTTWLQDNLQLNHSQANHLRQDYWRRYGATMLGLIRHHSHLNPHHFLAACHPLAQLLTEIHPMPQLKTTLQRLPGQKILFTNGPIAYARAMLSALDIDRYFSGIAAIDTLRLTPKPIPKAYHQMLRQFKLSAKDCIMVEDSIDNLVTAKKIGMQTVWLRSGMRGHPAADRCISHLKQL, from the coding sequence ATGCAAAGCACTTGGATTTTTGACCTCGACAACACGCTGCACAACGCCAGCCAGCATGCTTTTCCGATTATTGATGCGTCGATGACCACGTGGCTGCAAGACAATCTGCAACTCAACCACAGCCAAGCCAATCATTTACGACAAGACTACTGGCGGCGTTATGGGGCGACGATGCTGGGACTGATTCGGCATCATAGTCATCTCAATCCCCATCATTTTTTGGCCGCATGCCATCCGCTAGCGCAGTTACTCACTGAAATCCACCCCATGCCGCAGCTCAAGACCACGCTACAGCGCCTGCCCGGCCAAAAAATACTCTTCACCAACGGGCCGATTGCCTACGCCCGTGCCATGCTGTCGGCACTAGACATCGATCGCTACTTTTCGGGTATTGCCGCCATTGACACACTAAGACTAACCCCCAAGCCAATACCCAAGGCTTACCATCAAATGCTGCGGCAATTCAAGCTCAGTGCCAAAGATTGCATCATGGTCGAGGACAGTATTGATAACCTTGTCACCGCAAAAAAAATCGGCATGCAAACGGTATGGTTACGTAGTGGCATGCGCGGACATCCTGCCGCCGATCGCTGTATTTCGCACCTCAAACAGTTATAA
- a CDS encoding CBS domain-containing protein produces MKTARQLLAAKAKHETISVSPTATVYQALQMMADANIGAILVMESEKLVGIFSERDYARKVVLMGKTSAGTPVSDIMTHKLLCVPPSATTDECMGLMTEKRIRHLPVLDGDKVLGILSIGDLVQEKMADQEFTIEQLAQYIYH; encoded by the coding sequence ATGAAAACTGCCCGCCAACTCCTCGCCGCCAAGGCCAAACACGAAACCATTTCAGTCTCACCAACCGCAACGGTCTACCAAGCTTTGCAAATGATGGCCGACGCAAATATCGGCGCGATCCTGGTCATGGAAAGTGAAAAACTCGTCGGGATTTTTTCGGAACGCGATTACGCCCGCAAAGTCGTTCTGATGGGAAAAACTTCGGCCGGCACCCCCGTTTCCGACATCATGACCCACAAACTACTCTGTGTACCACCCAGCGCGACCACCGATGAATGCATGGGGCTGATGACTGAAAAGCGCATTCGCCATTTACCCGTTTTAGATGGCGACAAAGTCCTGGGGATTTTATCTATTGGCGACTTAGTACAAGAAAAGATGGCGGACCAAGAATTCACCATTGAGCAACTCGCTCAATATATTTATCACTAA